The Flammeovirga kamogawensis genome includes a region encoding these proteins:
- a CDS encoding ADP-ribosylglycohydrolase family protein: MNKFYQYIGVLLLSLTVIGCTEKEEKGNYKLLSVEEYNDAVYASWIGQIVGNTYGLGYEFKFIDEPGPDKFPYGYDFTLEDLKKHNGAYSDDDTDIEYMYLTQMEKNGIEPSYKNLANAWSTHVKERVWFANRMAVTLINAGHFPPVSGSIGYNTEWFQIDPQLVNEIWAVTSPGMINYAVEKSEFSARITNDSFGIDPTLHYAAMYSAAFFEKDIHKLIDIGTESLPKNSRFKAIVENVKKWHSKHPNDWQKARALVKEHYYVVEDYNRHSWAVVDANLNGAYGIMALLYGDGDFQKTLDYSCAFGMDADNQAATMCGLLGIVNGSKSIPHDLMFPVEGANWKLPFNDQYKMITREGLSDETLTNLAKRTAIQGERIIKAYGGEVITKGGKQYYKINTDAKFVAPFELNTIPKMAIEVNHPFNYPIYTGGNKGDVKVKIEGELPKGIALTSTALEGTPTEVGTYAFDIIAEYKGEVKAINVKFDVHSKNLASTAKEVVYNKNSTNKNIELIRNGTTKETYYSTKKGTAREVDFYGYKWDKPQTISALIYNNGQSGEFCGWFTSFEVEVLKNGKWVKLEGEEVSPKMNLDNSQWLKPCFMNYEITFKPVTTKGIRIVGLGGGIEKDANNAHLGIQYYTSISELSVFEK; encoded by the coding sequence ATGAACAAATTTTACCAATATATCGGGGTATTACTTCTTAGTTTAACTGTAATAGGTTGTACTGAAAAAGAAGAAAAAGGGAATTATAAATTACTTTCAGTAGAAGAATATAACGATGCTGTTTATGCATCTTGGATAGGACAAATTGTAGGAAATACTTATGGTTTAGGATATGAGTTTAAATTTATAGATGAGCCAGGTCCAGATAAATTTCCTTATGGATATGATTTTACGTTAGAAGATCTTAAGAAGCATAATGGAGCTTATTCTGATGATGATACAGATATTGAGTATATGTATTTGACTCAAATGGAAAAGAATGGAATAGAACCAAGCTATAAAAATTTAGCCAACGCGTGGTCTACTCATGTAAAAGAACGTGTTTGGTTTGCCAATAGAATGGCCGTAACATTAATTAATGCAGGTCATTTTCCACCTGTATCAGGTTCAATTGGTTATAATACAGAGTGGTTTCAGATAGACCCTCAATTGGTAAATGAAATTTGGGCAGTAACTTCTCCAGGCATGATTAATTATGCTGTTGAAAAATCAGAATTTTCTGCTAGGATTACTAATGATAGTTTCGGTATTGATCCTACTTTACATTATGCAGCAATGTATAGTGCCGCATTTTTCGAAAAAGATATTCATAAATTAATTGATATTGGAACAGAGTCTCTTCCAAAAAACAGTCGTTTTAAAGCCATAGTTGAAAATGTAAAAAAATGGCATTCAAAACACCCTAATGATTGGCAGAAAGCAAGAGCACTTGTAAAAGAACATTACTATGTTGTTGAAGATTATAACAGACATTCTTGGGCTGTTGTAGATGCAAATTTAAATGGAGCATATGGAATTATGGCTCTTTTATACGGGGATGGCGATTTCCAAAAAACATTAGATTATAGCTGTGCATTTGGAATGGATGCAGATAATCAGGCAGCAACAATGTGTGGTTTATTGGGTATAGTGAATGGTTCTAAAAGCATACCTCATGACTTAATGTTTCCTGTAGAAGGTGCAAATTGGAAGCTCCCTTTTAATGATCAATATAAAATGATAACAAGAGAGGGCTTATCTGATGAAACACTTACTAACCTTGCAAAAAGAACTGCTATACAAGGAGAGAGAATTATTAAAGCATATGGAGGTGAAGTGATTACAAAAGGAGGGAAGCAATATTATAAAATCAATACTGATGCAAAATTTGTAGCTCCTTTCGAATTAAATACTATTCCAAAAATGGCTATAGAAGTAAACCATCCATTTAATTATCCTATCTATACTGGTGGTAATAAAGGAGATGTAAAAGTAAAAATTGAGGGTGAATTACCTAAAGGAATCGCATTGACATCAACTGCTTTGGAAGGAACACCTACTGAAGTAGGAACGTATGCTTTTGATATAATTGCGGAATATAAAGGTGAAGTAAAAGCAATCAATGTAAAATTTGATGTACATTCTAAAAACTTAGCTTCTACAGCAAAAGAAGTGGTTTATAATAAGAACTCAACAAATAAAAATATTGAGTTAATTAGAAATGGAACAACAAAAGAAACATATTATAGTACTAAAAAAGGAACTGCCAGAGAAGTTGATTTTTACGGTTATAAATGGGATAAACCACAAACAATTTCAGCTTTAATTTATAATAATGGACAATCTGGAGAGTTTTGCGGTTGGTTTACTTCTTTTGAGGTCGAAGTTCTGAAAAATGGTAAATGGGTTAAACTAGAAGGTGAAGAAGTGTCTCCAAAAATGAATTTAGATAATTCGCAATGGTTAAAGCCTTGTTTTATGAATTACGAAATAACTTTTAAGCCTGTAACTACTAAAGGAATCAGAATTGTTGGTCTTGGTGGCGGCATTGAAAAAGATGCAAATAATGCTCACTTAGGCATACAGTATTATACCTCAATTAGCGAATTGAGTGTATTTGAGAAATAA
- a CDS encoding GRP family sugar transporter yields the protein MFLIENYSLAVAFCFITMLCWGSWANTQKLASQKWNFQLFYWDYSIGVVLISLLLALTMGSYGEHGRGFIQDITSANSSAIMSAFIGGVIFNIANILLVIAIDITGMAVAFPVGIGLALVIGVIDNYIKDPSADPFLIFTGVLLIVLAILLNAIAYKRLPNQQSGSSKGIIIALIAGVSMGFFYGFVADAMATNLITPELGKLTPYSAVVVFALGIMLSNFIFNTINMYKPLSGEAVSYADYIHKGTTKLHLIGILGGAIWGVGMAFNIIASEVASPAVSYGLGQGATMIAAFWGVVIWKEFQDAPKGTNKLLNLMFLLFIVGLGLVVYSKL from the coding sequence ATGTTTTTAATAGAAAATTATTCTTTAGCAGTAGCCTTTTGTTTTATCACTATGCTCTGTTGGGGTTCTTGGGCTAATACTCAAAAACTTGCAAGTCAGAAATGGAATTTCCAATTGTTTTACTGGGATTATTCTATTGGAGTGGTTCTTATCTCTTTACTTTTAGCACTTACCATGGGTTCTTATGGTGAACATGGACGTGGATTTATTCAAGATATAACATCGGCAAATTCAAGTGCAATTATGAGTGCTTTTATTGGTGGTGTCATTTTTAATATAGCAAATATACTACTTGTAATAGCTATTGATATTACAGGAATGGCTGTCGCTTTTCCGGTAGGTATTGGGTTAGCATTAGTGATTGGTGTTATAGATAATTACATAAAAGACCCTTCAGCAGATCCATTTTTAATATTTACAGGAGTACTACTAATTGTATTGGCAATTTTACTCAATGCAATTGCTTATAAACGTCTGCCAAATCAACAATCAGGAAGTAGTAAAGGGATAATTATTGCATTAATTGCTGGAGTATCGATGGGGTTCTTTTATGGTTTTGTTGCAGATGCAATGGCTACAAACTTAATCACTCCAGAACTAGGAAAGTTAACTCCTTATTCTGCTGTAGTAGTATTTGCATTAGGAATTATGCTCTCAAATTTCATTTTTAATACCATTAATATGTATAAACCTCTATCAGGAGAGGCGGTATCTTATGCAGATTATATACATAAAGGAACAACAAAATTACACCTTATTGGTATTCTTGGTGGGGCAATTTGGGGAGTAGGAATGGCTTTTAACATTATCGCTTCAGAAGTTGCAAGTCCGGCAGTATCTTATGGATTAGGGCAAGGAGCCACCATGATTGCTGCATTTTGGGGAGTTGTAATATGGAAAGAGTTTCAAGATGCTCCAAAAGGAACAAATAAATTATTAAACCTTATGTTTTTGCTATTTATAGTAGGACTTGGGTTGGTTGTGTATTCAAAATTATAA
- the hemA gene encoding glutamyl-tRNA reductase: MTNDLKLFSISHKKANVIVREKFALNDLEIKQFTHKLKEVLSIHECIVLSTCNRVEVYYVGTKDKTTEILKVLCAFKCLVPSEKYYKYIESKEATDAIKHLFCTGIGLNSRLLGDLQIYGQLKSAYHLAKDENMCGTYLHRLMHTFFHFHKRVINETDFKEGITSNSYSTANLIHKESKRATDTKILIIGTGEMGSDICQYLHKLGTKNVWITNRTTSKAKEISYLYGFEFLDYATHLLNLSDFDIVISCAHHENVVYKSEHFKANPPKLIVDLCTPRTVDAKIIKLGSKLLNVDDLGLQIDYTISVRKNSIPKVEELINEEIDAFTSWLSETSFTPTVKQFKKALEELRLESLASLKKELKTSELEAVNRVSNKMIQKIIQLPTLQLKEACKKGNVATLNDALKSLFSLEEHPVLTTKI, translated from the coding sequence ATGACAAATGATTTAAAATTATTTTCTATTTCTCATAAAAAGGCTAATGTAATTGTACGTGAAAAATTTGCATTGAATGATTTAGAAATTAAACAATTTACACATAAACTAAAAGAAGTACTTTCTATACATGAATGTATTGTACTTTCTACCTGTAACAGAGTTGAAGTTTACTATGTAGGAACAAAAGATAAAACAACAGAAATACTTAAAGTTTTATGTGCTTTCAAATGTTTAGTTCCTTCAGAAAAATACTATAAATATATTGAGTCTAAAGAGGCTACTGATGCTATAAAACATTTATTCTGTACTGGAATTGGGCTAAACTCAAGATTATTAGGAGACCTTCAAATTTATGGGCAGTTAAAATCAGCCTATCACCTTGCAAAAGATGAAAACATGTGTGGTACTTATTTACATAGATTGATGCACACATTTTTTCATTTCCATAAAAGAGTTATTAACGAAACTGATTTTAAAGAAGGTATCACCTCGAACTCATATTCGACTGCTAATCTTATACATAAAGAAAGTAAAAGAGCAACAGATACAAAAATTCTTATTATCGGTACAGGCGAAATGGGATCTGATATTTGTCAATATCTTCATAAACTGGGTACTAAAAACGTTTGGATTACAAACAGAACAACCTCAAAAGCTAAGGAAATTAGTTATTTATATGGTTTTGAATTTTTAGATTATGCCACACATTTATTAAACTTATCTGATTTTGATATTGTAATTAGCTGTGCACATCATGAAAATGTTGTCTATAAAAGTGAACATTTTAAAGCAAACCCTCCAAAATTAATTGTCGATTTGTGCACACCTAGAACTGTGGATGCAAAAATAATAAAGCTAGGTAGCAAACTATTAAATGTAGATGATCTAGGCTTACAAATTGATTACACAATTTCAGTTCGTAAAAACTCTATTCCAAAAGTAGAGGAATTAATAAATGAAGAAATTGACGCATTCACTTCTTGGCTTTCAGAAACTAGCTTTACTCCCACTGTCAAACAATTTAAAAAAGCTCTTGAAGAGTTAAGGTTAGAATCGTTAGCTTCTTTAAAAAAAGAGCTTAAAACATCAGAATTAGAAGCTGTGAATAGAGTCTCTAATAAAATGATTCAAAAAATAATACAATTACCTACTTTACAACTAAAAGAAGCCTGTAAAAAAGGGAATGTTGCTACTTTAAATGATGCTCTTAAATCTTTATTCTCACTTGAGGAGCATCCTGTTTTAACTACTAAAATATAA
- a CDS encoding cytochrome c3 family protein, with protein MFKISRKRQRQWIGFCTGIFISAITYVTLFLPGNTDFHSKGPMNTGHENLKCETCHTPAKGNVFQQAQANLMFTVGLRRSEADFGAKNVDNTKCLDCHERANDRHPLHRFEEPRFSEARKDIGVTNCESCHQEHNGVRVTQTNLSYCQSCHEDTEMKNDPLEVSHKELIGKKQWNTCLQCHDFHGNHIFHAATSLKDTIPIAEIKAYFNGDESPYAIQKKYYATTEEN; from the coding sequence ATGTTTAAAATAAGTAGAAAAAGGCAAAGGCAATGGATTGGATTCTGCACAGGTATCTTTATTTCAGCCATTACATATGTAACATTATTTCTACCTGGAAATACTGATTTCCATTCTAAAGGTCCTATGAACACAGGCCATGAGAACTTAAAATGCGAAACCTGCCATACCCCTGCTAAAGGAAATGTTTTTCAACAAGCTCAAGCCAATCTAATGTTTACTGTAGGGTTAAGAAGAAGTGAAGCTGATTTTGGTGCTAAAAATGTTGATAACACAAAATGCTTAGATTGTCATGAAAGAGCCAATGATAGACATCCGTTACATCGTTTTGAAGAACCCCGATTTTCAGAAGCAAGAAAAGACATTGGTGTTACAAATTGTGAATCATGTCATCAAGAACATAATGGTGTTCGTGTAACTCAAACAAACTTAAGTTATTGTCAATCTTGCCATGAAGATACTGAAATGAAAAACGACCCTTTAGAAGTTTCTCATAAAGAGCTTATTGGCAAAAAACAATGGAATACATGTTTGCAATGCCATGATTTCCATGGAAACCATATTTTTCACGCTGCCACATCTTTAAAAGATACAATTCCTATTGCAGAAATTAAGGCATATTTTAATGGTGATGAATCTCCGTATGCAATACAGAAAAAATATTATGCTACAACAGAAGAGAATTAA
- a CDS encoding ferredoxin--NADP reductase has translation MERIKTLKVIDVVQETNDAISIHFKQPFFKKIKYSSGQFLTLLVTIDGKVVRRCYSLNSTPKVDKTISVTIKRIKDGKVSNFLFDTIKKGDKIKILYPMGDFTIEPKPEKARHIILFGAGSGITPLFSILKAILYAEPKSIVSLFYGNRDKESIIFNGFLNYYKEKFAERLNLIHIIEKPGDFKSCYKGRVEREQVPIYLKKVPQWDVDATEYYICGPSGMMIEAEEGLKACNIPEAKIHIERFSAPPPSALETKKIGAFLENREIEILLKNTSHKMTVPAKSNILEAALDEGIQVPYVCMDGICGSCKAQVKKGKVFMREGHILSQEEVNEGFILPCICNPISNNVVVEYA, from the coding sequence ATGGAAAGAATAAAAACACTCAAAGTCATTGATGTTGTTCAAGAAACAAATGATGCTATTAGTATTCATTTTAAACAACCTTTTTTTAAAAAAATAAAATATTCTTCTGGTCAGTTTTTAACTCTTTTAGTTACAATTGATGGTAAAGTTGTAAGACGCTGTTATTCTTTAAATAGTACACCTAAAGTTGATAAAACAATTAGTGTAACTATAAAGAGGATTAAAGATGGTAAAGTTTCAAATTTCCTTTTTGATACTATTAAGAAAGGAGATAAAATTAAAATTCTTTACCCAATGGGTGATTTTACTATTGAACCCAAACCAGAAAAAGCTAGACACATTATCTTATTTGGTGCAGGCAGTGGAATCACCCCATTATTTTCAATTCTAAAAGCAATTCTTTATGCAGAACCTAAAAGTATTGTTTCATTATTTTATGGAAATAGAGATAAGGAATCGATTATTTTTAATGGTTTTTTAAATTATTATAAAGAAAAATTTGCTGAAAGGTTAAATCTAATTCATATCATTGAGAAGCCTGGTGATTTTAAAAGTTGCTACAAAGGAAGAGTTGAACGAGAGCAAGTTCCTATTTATCTTAAAAAAGTTCCTCAATGGGATGTAGATGCTACGGAATATTATATCTGTGGGCCATCTGGAATGATGATAGAAGCCGAAGAAGGCTTAAAAGCTTGTAATATTCCAGAAGCAAAAATACATATTGAACGTTTTTCTGCACCACCACCATCAGCATTAGAAACTAAAAAAATTGGTGCTTTTCTAGAAAATAGAGAAATAGAAATTCTTTTAAAAAACACCTCTCATAAAATGACTGTGCCTGCTAAATCAAATATTTTAGAAGCAGCACTTGATGAGGGAATACAAGTGCCCTATGTTTGCATGGATGGTATTTGTGGAAGTTGTAAAGCACAAGTAAAAAAGGGTAAAGTTTTTATGAGAGAAGGTCACATATTATCTCAAGAAGAGGTAAATGAGGGTTTTATACTGCCTTGTATATGCAATCCTATATCTAATAATGTAGTTGTAGAATATGCTTAG
- the rbsK gene encoding ribokinase yields MNKNITVVGSSNTDMVVKTTRLPQPGETILGGTFNQYQGGKGANQAVAAAKLNGNVTFIAKVGKDSLGVEAIKSYQEVGINTNQILKAENEATGVALITVDDNAENSIVVSSGANALLSVEDITQQEKIFTTSAITLVQLETPIVTVQKVVELAKNHNNTVVLNPAPAQQLSDAILKNVDIITPNETETQLLTGVEINDITSMEKASEIFHNKGINTVVITLGKQGAYLSNSEYNEIIPAPIVKAIDTTAAGDVFNGALTVALVEGENIKQAIQFASKAASIAVTRNGAQNSAPTLDELL; encoded by the coding sequence ATGAATAAAAATATAACTGTTGTCGGAAGTTCGAACACAGATATGGTTGTGAAAACTACTCGACTACCACAACCAGGTGAAACTATTTTAGGAGGAACTTTTAATCAATATCAAGGCGGAAAAGGAGCAAATCAAGCGGTAGCTGCTGCAAAACTAAATGGCAATGTTACTTTTATAGCTAAAGTAGGTAAAGATAGTTTAGGAGTTGAAGCTATTAAAAGTTATCAAGAAGTTGGTATTAATACAAATCAGATATTAAAAGCAGAGAACGAGGCAACAGGTGTGGCATTAATAACGGTAGACGATAATGCAGAAAATAGTATTGTTGTATCATCTGGGGCAAACGCTTTACTATCAGTAGAAGACATCACTCAACAAGAAAAAATATTTACAACATCGGCAATCACTTTAGTACAATTAGAAACACCTATTGTAACCGTTCAAAAAGTGGTTGAGTTAGCTAAAAACCACAATAATACTGTTGTTTTAAACCCTGCACCAGCACAACAATTATCAGATGCAATATTAAAAAATGTAGATATTATTACACCCAACGAGACAGAGACGCAACTCTTAACAGGAGTAGAAATTAATGATATTACTTCTATGGAGAAGGCATCTGAAATATTTCATAATAAAGGAATAAATACTGTTGTAATCACACTCGGTAAGCAAGGTGCATATTTATCTAATTCAGAGTATAACGAAATTATTCCAGCTCCAATTGTAAAAGCTATTGATACAACAGCAGCAGGTGATGTTTTTAATGGTGCACTTACAGTAGCTTTGGTAGAAGGCGAAAATATAAAACAAGCAATACAATTTGCAAGTAAGGCTGCATCAATTGCCGTAACTAGAAATGGTGCTCAAAATTCTGCACCTACTTTAGATGAACTTCTTTAA
- a CDS encoding c-type heme family protein produces MNKFNTISHYKNLLASLFIVFSIISCQPLPEENQQVTSSKKYSIEEAFTVVAKENDIARTLYTKAIVGAGKKKGLKFDEDWEKDHIEAGPLPALFLRGIASDIRKNNDVPLGLFLGSDFPIRKSNKFKGKQAELFTQMREDSLPKFFFDEENKLYTAMFPDVAGAGACVSCHNQHVETTKSDWKLGDIQGATTWTYPEDSVSFDELEAMIMAYRNGAANTFQKYIDKTKTFEENDIPVVGNSWPKDGYQLPQPTIFLDSVGLLTSTETLNAILKL; encoded by the coding sequence ATGAACAAGTTTAATACAATTTCTCATTATAAGAACTTACTCGCCTCTTTATTTATAGTATTCTCTATCATCTCTTGTCAACCCTTACCAGAAGAAAATCAGCAAGTAACATCCTCTAAAAAATATTCTATAGAAGAAGCTTTTACTGTTGTTGCAAAAGAAAATGATATTGCTAGAACATTATATACAAAAGCTATTGTGGGTGCGGGAAAAAAGAAAGGGCTAAAATTTGATGAAGATTGGGAAAAGGATCATATTGAAGCAGGCCCTTTACCAGCTCTATTTCTAAGAGGTATAGCCTCAGACATTCGCAAAAACAATGATGTCCCATTAGGATTATTTCTAGGTTCAGATTTCCCTATCCGTAAATCAAATAAATTTAAAGGGAAACAAGCTGAACTATTTACTCAAATGCGTGAGGATAGCTTACCTAAATTTTTCTTTGATGAAGAAAATAAACTATATACCGCTATGTTTCCTGATGTTGCAGGTGCTGGTGCATGTGTGAGCTGCCATAATCAGCATGTAGAAACCACAAAGTCGGATTGGAAACTTGGCGATATACAAGGAGCTACAACATGGACCTACCCCGAAGATTCTGTAAGTTTTGATGAATTAGAAGCTATGATTATGGCTTATAGAAATGGTGCTGCCAACACCTTCCAGAAATATATAGACAAAACAAAAACTTTTGAAGAAAATGACATCCCTGTAGTTGGAAATAGTTGGCCAAAAGATGGTTATCAGTTGCCACAACCTACTATATTTTTAGATAGTGTAGGTTTGCTAACTTCAACAGAGACTTTAAATGCAATCTTAAAATTATAA
- a CDS encoding 7TM diverse intracellular signaling domain-containing protein produces MLIRTILIALLCSIGGQFLQAKPISLENKEEVLISAPDFTLVVDSLNSFSIEDVVAKQRLFKALNIPMFVTSDTAVSYWVKMSIDATTLKGNSWVFEILDSHLSSVEAFLSEDNHFPSKIVSAGYDHQFTDREFEHKNITFPLNVRDSTKVATVYLRYKSDFNNVLLFKLSKTTSFFSYALKEYLSLGLFYGTILCLILVNGLLFIILKERYQLLIIFYLLSVISLGLSEDNLASQYLWVENPVNNYHLMKLSSVFFTIAITFLSINFLKIKQHHNLLFYVIWAITIGNVVYFLTVKGYNSPMWNLYLFGVPFILIFYVLIRAIKAKRIKTWYFFIGYSTLLLQLLTLVLKSHDLYIFSGVLTVYSFNVTLLIVGLLITMSQFDKFKKLKDEKEAIQIREITTLKEQEKIIEQKVIERTQEVEEQKEIVFYKNKELEEVNDLLLAHQKQIALMNQQLEKENRQLHNDVEELATARVMLKEVSFEEFENLFPDDNSCYEYLEKKKWEAGYSCKKCNGTTYAKGQGVLGRRCKKCNYNESVTSGTIFHRLHFPIEKAFRMLFIVFANNGDISTYKLSEDLDLRQNTCWKFKKKIDDAMQEKENLTNENNVDEVKGWDDLILG; encoded by the coding sequence ATGTTGATTCGAACTATACTAATTGCATTACTATGTAGTATTGGAGGACAATTCCTTCAGGCTAAACCAATTTCACTAGAGAACAAAGAAGAAGTATTAATATCTGCTCCTGATTTTACTTTAGTCGTAGATTCTTTAAATTCATTTTCAATAGAGGATGTAGTAGCCAAACAACGGTTATTTAAAGCACTAAATATACCTATGTTTGTCACCTCAGATACGGCTGTTTCGTATTGGGTCAAAATGTCTATAGATGCAACTACTTTAAAAGGAAATTCTTGGGTTTTTGAAATACTAGATAGTCATTTAAGTAGTGTAGAAGCATTTCTGTCTGAAGATAATCATTTTCCATCAAAAATAGTTTCAGCAGGGTATGATCATCAATTTACTGATAGGGAATTTGAACATAAGAATATAACATTTCCATTAAATGTAAGAGATTCTACTAAAGTTGCTACCGTATATTTACGTTATAAATCTGATTTTAATAATGTCTTGCTCTTTAAATTAAGTAAAACAACATCTTTCTTTTCTTATGCATTAAAAGAGTATTTATCACTTGGGCTATTTTACGGTACAATATTATGTTTGATTTTAGTAAATGGGTTGCTATTTATTATTTTAAAAGAACGTTACCAGCTTTTAATAATCTTCTATTTGTTGTCGGTAATTTCTTTAGGTTTATCAGAGGATAATTTAGCATCACAATATTTATGGGTAGAAAATCCAGTAAATAATTATCATTTGATGAAACTTTCTTCTGTATTTTTCACTATTGCAATTACATTTTTATCCATCAATTTTTTAAAAATAAAGCAGCATCATAACCTATTGTTTTATGTGATATGGGCAATAACAATAGGCAATGTAGTATATTTTCTTACAGTGAAAGGGTACAATTCACCAATGTGGAATCTTTATTTATTTGGAGTTCCATTCATTTTAATTTTTTATGTATTAATACGTGCAATAAAAGCGAAAAGAATAAAAACATGGTACTTTTTTATAGGATATAGTACTCTATTATTGCAACTACTTACACTCGTTTTAAAATCACACGACCTTTATATTTTTAGTGGAGTTCTCACAGTCTATTCATTTAATGTTACTCTCTTAATTGTAGGTCTACTTATTACAATGTCTCAATTTGATAAGTTCAAAAAGTTGAAAGACGAGAAAGAAGCGATTCAAATAAGAGAAATCACAACTTTAAAAGAACAAGAAAAAATTATTGAGCAAAAAGTTATAGAAAGAACACAAGAGGTAGAAGAACAAAAAGAAATTGTTTTTTATAAGAATAAAGAACTAGAAGAAGTAAATGATTTACTGTTGGCTCATCAAAAACAAATTGCTTTAATGAACCAGCAATTAGAAAAAGAAAACCGTCAATTACATAATGATGTAGAAGAATTAGCAACGGCAAGAGTAATGCTTAAAGAAGTCTCTTTTGAAGAATTTGAAAATCTATTTCCAGACGATAATAGTTGTTACGAATATTTAGAGAAGAAGAAATGGGAGGCAGGCTATTCATGTAAAAAATGTAATGGGACAACTTACGCAAAAGGTCAAGGAGTACTTGGTAGAAGATGTAAGAAATGTAATTACAATGAGTCTGTAACTAGCGGTACAATATTTCATAGGTTACATTTTCCCATAGAAAAAGCATTCAGAATGTTGTTTATTGTTTTTGCTAATAATGGAGATATTTCAACGTATAAATTATCAGAAGATTTAGATCTGCGTCAGAATACTTGTTGGAAATTCAAGAAGAAAATTGATGATGCAATGCAAGAAAAAGAAAATCTCACGAATGAAAATAATGTTGATGAAGTGAAAGGGTGGGATGATCTTATTTTAGGATAG
- a CDS encoding globin family protein translates to MGFLKSLFGKKTKKEDGPISQKQIELVQNSFALVAPIAEQAAGIFYNKLFELDPSLKPLFTSDISEQGKKLMSMLAAAVNGLNNLTTLVPVVQDLGKRHVSYHVEEKHYDTVGEALLFTLKAGLGDEWTEDVEEAWTTVYVVLATTMKEAAATVEVVE, encoded by the coding sequence ATGGGATTTTTAAAATCACTTTTCGGCAAAAAGACAAAAAAAGAAGACGGGCCGATATCTCAAAAACAAATAGAATTAGTACAAAATTCTTTCGCACTTGTTGCCCCAATTGCAGAACAAGCTGCAGGTATTTTCTACAATAAATTATTTGAATTAGACCCTTCATTAAAACCTTTATTTACTTCTGATATTTCAGAACAAGGTAAAAAGCTAATGTCCATGCTTGCTGCGGCAGTTAATGGTCTCAATAACCTTACAACACTAGTACCTGTTGTTCAGGATCTTGGAAAAAGACACGTAAGCTACCATGTTGAAGAAAAACATTATGATACAGTAGGTGAAGCACTACTTTTCACTTTAAAAGCAGGCTTAGGTGATGAATGGACCGAAGATGTTGAAGAAGCATGGACTACAGTTTATGTTGTTTTAGCAACTACAATGAAAGAAGCTGCTGCTACTGTAGAAGTTGTAGAATAA